A DNA window from Megalobrama amblycephala isolate DHTTF-2021 linkage group LG11, ASM1881202v1, whole genome shotgun sequence contains the following coding sequences:
- the LOC125278706 gene encoding cytochrome c oxidase subunit 7A2, mitochondrial isoform X2, with translation MFRHILQVSRRHISSTVRRQMLNKVPEKQKLFQEANGMPVHLKGGVSDAVLYRATMGLTLMGTACVIYELVKAALPQKKD, from the exons ATGTTTCGCCACATTCTG CAGGTTTCCAGACGGCACATCTCCAGTACCGTCCGCAGGCAGATGCTGAATAAGGTGCCAGAGAAGCAGAAACTGTTTCAG GAGGCTAATGGGATGCCAGTTCATCTGAAGGGAGGTGTCAGTGATGCTGTTCTTTACCGTGCAACTATGGGTCTCACACTGATGG GAACTGCATGCGTCATATATGAACTCGTAAAGGCGGCTTTGCCTCAGAAGAAGGACTGA
- the LOC125278706 gene encoding cytochrome c oxidase subunit 7A2, mitochondrial isoform X1 — translation MFRHILTLQQVSRRHISSTVRRQMLNKVPEKQKLFQEANGMPVHLKGGVSDAVLYRATMGLTLMGTACVIYELVKAALPQKKD, via the exons ATGTTTCGCCACATTCTG ACTCTTCAGCAGGTTTCCAGACGGCACATCTCCAGTACCGTCCGCAGGCAGATGCTGAATAAGGTGCCAGAGAAGCAGAAACTGTTTCAG GAGGCTAATGGGATGCCAGTTCATCTGAAGGGAGGTGTCAGTGATGCTGTTCTTTACCGTGCAACTATGGGTCTCACACTGATGG GAACTGCATGCGTCATATATGAACTCGTAAAGGCGGCTTTGCCTCAGAAGAAGGACTGA